Within Pseudomonas sp. LBUM920, the genomic segment TACAGCTCAGGCGTGATGTTGTACTTCACGCGGATAGCGGCCTGGGCCACCGGCCAGTTGTACCAGGTGTTTACATAGTTACCCACCTGCGAGCCGCAGAACGACAGGTTCTGGAAATCGCACGGGAAGGTGTTGAAGTCTTCGCCCTCACCGAAGTAACCGAGCTTCACGTCCAACTTGTTGTCGAACATCTGGTGCTGAATCCAGAACTGGGTCAGACGCACCATGTGGCCTCGGCCGTACACTTCCTGAGACGAGCTCAAGGTGCCGGAATCTGGGCGCGGATCACCAATACGGTCATTGGAGATGTTCTGGCCGTTACGATTGGTCAACTGGATCTTGGCCTGGGTGTTATCCCAGCCCCACAGCTTTTGCAGATCCAATGCTACGCCGAGACCGAACTGGTCAGCGTAACGGGCAGTTTTGTCGTTGTTGTAGCCACCGCTCAGGTTGGCGCCAACTTCCCCAACGTAGTCAGCCTTGATGTCGATACCTTGCTCGATCAGCTTGGTACGCTCGCCGCCCCAATCGCCGGTCATCCACTTGGAATCGGCACTGAAAGCATCGTCCGCCATCGCATTGGCGGACAATACCAGGGCTGCTGCCGCTGACAATTGGCAGATCAGCCGGGTGTTGTTGTGTTGCTTTTTCATCCCTACATCCTCGTCTTTATTGTTATTAAACTGTTTTTATCTAACGCGGGTTACTTTTTTTAACCAAAACAACAAGTTATCCATTCAGGCGCAACACTCAGCGTCCCTTGAATTGGGCCACATTGTCCGCACGGTCCTGTGCTGGCAATGAAGCGGCAGTGCCCAGGCGCTCGCCGGTGTTGGCGTCAAACAGCAGCACCTTGGCAGGATCGAATTGCAGGGTCAGGGTCTCGCCCACCTGCGGCGCCACGTCGGGCGCCAGGCGGCAGCAGACCTTGGTGTCGTTCAGTTGCACGAACACCAGAGTGTCCGGGCCGGTCGGCTCGGTGACCTGGACTTCGGCACGAATGCTCGATGCACTGTCGCCCTCGCCTGCCGCCAGCATGATCTGCTCCGGGCGCAGGCCCAGGATCACGTCACGGTCTTCGAGGCCGGCGTCCGTCACGTTAAGCGCCAGCTCGCAGCGCGCCTGGCCGCTGTCGAGCAGCGCCACCAGACGACCGTCCTTGCGTTGCAGGCGCAGCGGCACGAAGTTCATGGGTGGCGAACCGATGAAGCTCGCCACAAATTGGTTGGCGGGGTTGTTGTAGATCTCTTTTGGCGTGCCGAACTGCTGGATGATGCCGTCCTTCATCACCGCGACTTTATCGCCCAGGGTCATCGCTTCGATCTGATCGTGGGTGACGTAGACGGTGGTGGTTTTCAGACGCTGGTGCATCAGTTTCATTTCGGTGCGCATCTCGACGCGCAGCTTGGCGTCAAGGTTCGACAGCGGTTCATCGAACAGGTAAATCTTTGGTCGACGTGCCAACGCACGGCCCATGGCCACACGCTGTTGCTGGCCACCGGAGAGTTGTCCCGGTTTACGGTTGAGCAAGTGTTCGATCTGCAGCAGCTTGGCCACGCGCGCCACTTCGGTGTCGATATCGGCCTGGCTCATTTTGCGAATCTTCAGGCCGAACTCGATGTTCTCGCGCACGCTCATGGTCGGGTACAGCGCGTAGGACTGGAACACCATGGCGATGTCGCGATCCTTGGGGCTCATGCCGCTGACGTCTTTATCACCGATCATGATCGCGCCGCCGGTGATGGTCTCCAGACCGGCGATGCAGTTCATCAGCGTGGATTTGCCGCAACCCGAAGGGCCGACCAGGATCAGGAACTCGCCTTCCTTGATCGACAGTTCGATGTTCTTCAAGGTGTCGGGCAGGCCGGCGCCATAGGTCTTGTTTACATTGCGAAGTTCAAGCGTAGCCATGATTACCCCTTGACCGCGCCGGCCGTGAGGCCGCGCACGAAATACTTGCCTGCGATCACATAGACCAGCAGGGTCGGCAGCCCGGCGATCATCGCCGCCGCCATATCCACGTTATATTCCTTGGCCCCGGTGCTGGTGTTGACCAGGTTGTTCAGCGCCACCGTGATGGGCTGCGAGTCGCCGCTGGAGAACACCACACCGAACAGGAAGTCGTTCCAGATCTGGGTGAACTGCCAGATCAGGCAGACCATGATGATCGGGGTCGACATTGGCAGAATGATCTGACGGAAGATGGTGAAAAAACCCGCACCGTCCAGTCGTGCCGCCTTGATCAGCGCATCCGGAATGCTCACGTAGTAGTTACGGAAGAACAGTGTAGTAAACGCCAACCCGTAGACCACGTGCACAAACACCAGGCCGGTGGTGGTGCTGGCCAGGCCCATTTTGCCGAGGGTGAACGAGGCCGGCAGCAGCACGGTCTGGAACGGCAGGAAGCAGCCGAACAACAGCAGGCCGAAGAACAACTGCGAGCCTTTGAAGCGCCAGAACGACAGCACGTAGCCGTTCAACGCGCCGATGGCGGTGGAGATGAGTACGGCCGGAACGGTGATCTTGATCGAGTTCCAGAAGTAGCCATCCACAGTGGCCCAGGCCTTGACCCAGCCGATGCCGGTGACCACGGTCGGCCAGCTCAGCAGGTTGCCGGTGCTGATGTCTTCCGGGGTTTTAAAGCTGGTCAGCAACATCACCACCAGCGGCACCAGGTACAGCAGCACGGCGAGGATCAGCACCGCGTAGATCGCGACGCGACTCAGGCTGATGGTCGGTTTGGAAGCAAGACTAGTCATTACGCTTGGTCCTCAGCTCGGAGTACAGGTAAGGCACGATGATCGCGAGGATCGCGCCGAGCATCAGGATTGCACTGGCCGAGCCCATGCCCATCTGGCCACGACTGAAGGTAAACGAGTACATGAACATCGCAGGCAAGTCGGACGAGTAGCCCGGGCCGCCGGCGGTCATGGCTGCGACCAGGTCGAAGCTCTTGATCGCGATGTGCGCCAGGATCATCACCGCACTGAAGAACACCGGACGCAGGCTGGGCAGCACCACGCTCCAGTAGATGCGCGGCAGGCTGGCGCCGTCGATCTGGGCGGCACGGATGATCGACTGATCAACCCCACGCAGGCCGGCGAGGAACATCGCCATGATGAAACCCGAGGCTTGCCACACGGCGGCAATCACCAGGCAGTACACGACGCGGTCGGGGTCGATCAGCCAGTCGAGACGGAAGCCTTCCCAGCCCCAGTCACGCAGAAGTTTGTCCAGGCCCATGCCCGGGTTGAGCAGCCATTTCCAGGCGGTACCGGTGACGATCATCGAGAGCGCCATCGGGTACAGGTAAATGGTGCGGATAAAGCCTTCGCGGCGGATTTTCTGGTCGAGGAAGATCGCCAGGGTCACGCCAATCACCAGGGTGATGCCGATAAACATCCCGCCAAAAACCGCCAGGTTCTTGCTCGCTACCCACCAGCGGTCGTTGTCGAACAACCGCGCGTATTGCGCAAGACCCGCCCATTTGTAGCTTGGCAGGAACGTGGAATTGGTGAACGACAGCACGAACGTCCACAGGATGTAGCCATAGAAGCCCACCAGCACGATGAACATGCTGGGCGCCAGCACCAGTTTAGGGAGCCAGCGCTGCAGTGCATCGAACGGCGAGGCCTTGCTGAACACAGCAACAGAACTCATGGGAAAATCCAGTACAGGGAAAAAGGACTACAGGAACAAGCCTTGTGAGGGGTCAGGGGGTTTCCCCTCACAAGGATCAGCCTTGCTAACCGTTACTTGGCAGACTTGATCGCAGCGCCAAGTTTCTTGGCGGTGTCGGCCGGGTCGGCTTTCGGGTCGTTGATGTAGTTGGTCACGACATCAAAGAACGCGCCTTGCACGGCCAGGGTGGTGGCCATGTTGTGCGCCATGCTTGGCTGCAGGCCGCCGGTCTT encodes:
- a CDS encoding carbohydrate ABC transporter permease, which produces MSSVAVFSKASPFDALQRWLPKLVLAPSMFIVLVGFYGYILWTFVLSFTNSTFLPSYKWAGLAQYARLFDNDRWWVASKNLAVFGGMFIGITLVIGVTLAIFLDQKIRREGFIRTIYLYPMALSMIVTGTAWKWLLNPGMGLDKLLRDWGWEGFRLDWLIDPDRVVYCLVIAAVWQASGFIMAMFLAGLRGVDQSIIRAAQIDGASLPRIYWSVVLPSLRPVFFSAVMILAHIAIKSFDLVAAMTAGGPGYSSDLPAMFMYSFTFSRGQMGMGSASAILMLGAILAIIVPYLYSELRTKRND
- a CDS encoding carbohydrate ABC transporter permease, which codes for MTSLASKPTISLSRVAIYAVLILAVLLYLVPLVVMLLTSFKTPEDISTGNLLSWPTVVTGIGWVKAWATVDGYFWNSIKITVPAVLISTAIGALNGYVLSFWRFKGSQLFFGLLLFGCFLPFQTVLLPASFTLGKMGLASTTTGLVFVHVVYGLAFTTLFFRNYYVSIPDALIKAARLDGAGFFTIFRQIILPMSTPIIMVCLIWQFTQIWNDFLFGVVFSSGDSQPITVALNNLVNTSTGAKEYNVDMAAAMIAGLPTLLVYVIAGKYFVRGLTAGAVKG
- a CDS encoding ABC transporter ATP-binding protein, translating into MATLELRNVNKTYGAGLPDTLKNIELSIKEGEFLILVGPSGCGKSTLMNCIAGLETITGGAIMIGDKDVSGMSPKDRDIAMVFQSYALYPTMSVRENIEFGLKIRKMSQADIDTEVARVAKLLQIEHLLNRKPGQLSGGQQQRVAMGRALARRPKIYLFDEPLSNLDAKLRVEMRTEMKLMHQRLKTTTVYVTHDQIEAMTLGDKVAVMKDGIIQQFGTPKEIYNNPANQFVASFIGSPPMNFVPLRLQRKDGRLVALLDSGQARCELALNVTDAGLEDRDVILGLRPEQIMLAAGEGDSASSIRAEVQVTEPTGPDTLVFVQLNDTKVCCRLAPDVAPQVGETLTLQFDPAKVLLFDANTGERLGTAASLPAQDRADNVAQFKGR